From the Lemur catta isolate mLemCat1 chromosome 1, mLemCat1.pri, whole genome shotgun sequence genome, the window CGTAATCCCACTCGATTTTACTGACTTGGCGATAAAGTTGAGCCACATACctataagacaaaaaaagaaaaagagaaaagaagttacCCCAGCATCAACTCCAACCAAGAGCTGCAGGACTGAACCCACAAACAGAGGCGCACACACTTCCGCGGAACCTACACGGCGGAAGGGATCGTGACTGTCGTATCTTCGTCAACTTCCCGCTCCTGTCTCTCGAGATCTGCCTCCATCTCCTTGAGCTCCTCCAGCTCTCTGGTGAGCTGGGTAGGATGGGAGTTAAGGACCCTGGCTTTGGAGAGAGGGCTGCCCGGGGCTGACCCCGGCTGTGCAAGGAGGCCTGGGCCTCTGGCTCTAGCCACGCTTCCAGGCAGAGCCTGGGCCGCACGCAGGGAAGGATATAGCAGGCTGCCCTTCAGCCTGGCGTCCTCCTCTCCGGCCTTCTGAAGCTCGGCttccagctgctgcagctccgcTCCCCCCTGGTGTGCCTGCTCCTTCACGTCCAGAAGATTCTGGGCCACTTCTTTCTCCATGGCGAGGATCTCTGCAGGGTGGGAGAGAAACAGGCACCTTCGGGTCAGTCCTTCCCCCAGGACAGCAGAGAGGAGGTGGGTCAGCCGCCCCCGTCCATAAGGAACTTGCTGGCTGCAGTCCTGTGCCGCAAGGAACACCTGGCGGAGTTCCACTGGGGACTGGGCACACTACTTCCATTTCACCAAAACACATTTAAATacaccaaaaaatttaaaaacctgctCCTTACAGGAGTGGCCTACAGCACTCACTTTCCACCACGGATGAGCCAGCCAAGCTCAGCAGCTCCCCGTCCTCCCACCCAGCtctcatcctcatcctcctcatGCCAGGACCAACCTAAcagcctccccactgccccctgctTTGGTCTCTCCCTAAGCCAACCTGCCAATCCATTCTGCTGCCTGCCACGTTAAAGGCTAAGAGGGAAGTCACTCCCCTGCTTAGCTCCCCAGTGTCTCCAAGATAAAGTCCAGACCCCTTTAGTGTGTTTACCACCCTCACCAGCTGCCTTTCTCCCTACCATGCTCTCATCTCTCTGTTCACTGTTCtgcacaggagttcgagaccagcctgagcaacatagcaggaccccatctcaaacaaaacaaagtcttAAGATGGCTACTGTGTTCCTTCCCATAGTGTCCCAGAAATCTGCCCACTCGGAGAAGGCGCAGATTAAAATTCTCCCCAAAGGGCccatgtttaagtttttaaaaacttatattcaGTTAGTTATTCATCAAAGTATCACATGTGTATGATTGTGaaaatgtaaacacacacaccccctctctGAGGCGGCCACTTTCAACTTTAAGCTGTTTTCTCTGGCACTGACttccacatttctaaataatttgctTATGCTGCTGTTCCTTGATTGGTCTGCTTCAGACGGTGCCTGCTGGTTTCCTGTTAGGATAGCTGAGGCTCCGGCGGCTCGCACGGCTTCCCACCCCTTGTCCGCCTGCCCCCCTGCCCCGGGGACAACCAAGTCTTCCCCACAACATTCATCACAGAGCTCTGTCGCCTGGGTGTGCACTATACGCCATGGGATAGCCCGTGGGGTAACTCCTACTGGGTGCCTCTCATAACAACCCTCTGCAGGGGTGGTTTCATTCCTCCCCCTACTTGGGAGGTGAAGAACAGAGAGGTTCACTGACTTGCCCAAAGGCACACAGCTCCGAAGCCAGGATGGGGACTAGATCTGTCTTACCCAAAGCCCTGGCTCCCTGGACGGGGCTCAGTCTTCTTGGCCTCAAATTCATCTACTTCGCTAAAACTGGGGCAGGCTGAGTCACACTGTTCTCCTCAAACCATCAAAGGAGGGGGAGTTaatggaggggcagagggaggagggagggagggggggaagaCCCCGCCTGGGACATCACACTTAGAATAACATGCAAACTGTGTCTGGGAGCTCACCAGGCCTGGTAGAGTCTAGCCGATGCTCACTCATCTTCCACACACTTTCCTGGGCCTCCAAGTTCATTCTCACCTTGTGACCTCTGCATTTGCAATGCACTCTGCCAGGAACGCTGTGCCTGAGCCACTCCAAGGCCAGCTATATAGGCcattcaagtctcagctcagCCCTCCTCATTAAATGTGGCTATAAAAGGCATCACAAACCCCTGGCACTGACACTGCTGCAGAGAACTGTATGGTGgctcctcaaaacattaaaacgCTGAATTTCCATTGAATCCCAGGATTCCACTTCTTggtaaatacagaaaaagaattgaACATAGGGTGTTGAAGAGATACACGTACCCCCATGTTCATATCAGCATTATTCAAaagagccaaaaggtggaagcaactcaagtgtccgCTGACAGAGGAAAGAATACACCAGATGGGGTCCATctatacaatgggatattatttggctttaaaaaggaaagatatgCTGACACATGCCACACCATGGATGAGCATGGAGGACGTTATTTGGtatgaaataagccagccacaaaaggatAAATGCTACATGATTCATTCTACTCATAGGAGGTTCCTAGAGTAGTCaaagccacagagacagaaagcagaacagtggatgctgggggcagagggagggaaatggggagttagtgtttaaagAGGACAGAGTTTATGTCTGGGAAGATGAGAacgttctggagatggatggtggtgatggttgcacaacagtgtgaatgtacttaatgccactgaactctacattaaaaaatgcttaaaatggtaATTCTcatgtctaaaaagaaaaaaaattatggcatGGACAATAGCAGTGCTAAGGGCAGGCCCCACACATCAAAGGCAACGTGCAGTGCAAGTATCACCTCCACAAACCTCACATCAGTCCAGCAAGGGGAGGCTATGCATCTGCAgctccacttcacagatgaggaaactgaggcttggtgaGGGAAAACGGCTTAGGctaggcactgtggctcatgcctctaaccCCAGcatatgggaggctgaggtgggaggatctcttaaggccaggagtacaagaccagcccgggcaacaaaaaaTAGGCTGGTCCTGgcggcttatgcctgtaatcctagcactttgggaggccaaggtgggagtattgcttgaggccaggagttggagaccagcctgaggaagagtgagacccctgtctatacaaatattgaaaaatgagccgggcgtggtgcctgtagtcccagctgctagagaggctgaggagggaggatccctggagcccaggagttcaaggctgcagtgagctatgactgtgccactacATTCCAGTCTGGGCCACAAAGCAAGcagctgtctcttaaaaaaataaataattttttaaaaaaggagttaGCTGAAATCAAGGTCAAAGGCTCTATTAAGCAAGCCCCTCCCACCTTCAGGAAAGGCTGGATCTAGCCCTCTTGGTCCAGATGAAGATATTTATTAGCAGAGCTTTTTTCCCCTTACTGTTAAGTAAGTCTTACATTCAATGGCATCTTAGATCCAATGAAAATACTATTTATCCAGTATTCTCTCCAGGTGAAGCAGGAGGCACTTTACCCACatgtttatttaatccttatcATCATCCTTCCTTCTTCACCTCCTTCATGTTCCTGTTTAAACATCATCCGCACAGAAAGCCTttgctgcccccgcccccgcccccaccacttCGCCACTCCTCCTTACACCATCTAGTTTTTCTCCTTAGCCTGTCACCTCCTAACATAtccatttttcttgtttatccTGTCGCCTCCCCACTCCATGAACATTACAGccccaagggcagggattttgtctgtCATGTTCTCTGCTGCCACCCAGTACCTTGCGCTCAGCAGGTGTTCCATAAAACATCTGAACGAACTCAGGAAGAAGGGATGGCCTACTGTTTCAACCACTGCactgagaaggaaactgaggcacagagagattaagaaacgCACGTCAAATTTcacagctgggaagtgggggTGCTGAGATTCAACCCCGGCGCCTTGACTCCTGAGCTCCGGTTCAAACCCTGAGTCCCCCCAGTTCCTGCTCACGGAGAGCTCAGAAGGGGCCAGGCCCTGCGGGTTCCTATATTTACCACTAAACCCGTAAGCTGGGAGGGGCGGCTGTTGTCATGAAGCACATTTCacgggtggggaaactgaggctcagagtgggcaGTGCCCAGCGGCGGCCCCACGAAGGGGGCAGGACAGCCGATGGGAGAACCCGGGAGGGAGGGGGGTCGAGGACGATCTGGCTGCCCCCTCCCACTCCGCAGGCCTCGGCCCTCACCTCCTAGCTGCTGCTCGGCGCCGTCTTGCGTCTCCAGCAGCCGCTGCACCATCTGCTCGTGGCGCTCCAGCACTCGCCGCTGCTGCGCCTCGGCGCGGTTGGCGCCCAGCAGTCTGAGCAGCCCCTGGCTCACCTCCTCTAAGTCGCGGAAGGCCGCCATGACTATGCCAGGGCCAAACCCGCGCAAATTTGACTGCCCGCGGGGCCCGCCCCCTTCCTGGAGTTTTCCTCTTCCATTGGCTTCAGTCTCCGTCAGTCATAAGCCAGGGCCAATAGGTGTCTGGAGGGGCCTATCAACATGGAGGCGGTGGCCACGGATCTGGCATGGTGCGCCTGCGCCCGCTCCTCCGTCAGTCATCCGCGATGGCCAATCGGCGCAGGGAGAGGGCGTCTCTGGGAGGCCAGCCAGATGCGCCTGCGCAGGCAGGAAAGCAGCAGCACGAGCCGGAAGTTGTTTATTTCTCCGTCTGCTAGGGGCGTGGTGTGGACGGTTTCTGGCGGAGCGGATACTCTGCAGGGTGTGCGTGGGATACgcacaataaatataagaaataagtaaattctGTAACAGCCGCGTAGCAAAATGGAGTCTGCAGCCGAATTCATTGAGTTcgaatcccagctttgccacttagttgctgtgttaccttgggcaagcaTCACCCCTCTCTGTCTTACTTTCCTCCTCAGTAAAATGAGGGTCATAATAGTGCCTGCTTCAGGCTTGgcgtaaggattaaatgaggatGGTGCCTGGTATTCAGCAGGGCTATATAAGTGTTACATGAAACATACATACAATGCTAGCGATCACCAAACGCCATGCTATgtggtttggttttttggttttttttttttttttttttgaggcagagtctcactctgttgccctgttgcccgggctagagtgctgtggcatcagcctagctcacagcaacctcaaactcctggacttaagcgatccttctgcctcagcctcccatgtagctgggactacaggcatgtaccaccatgcctgggtaattttatatatatatatatatatatatatatatatatatttcttttttttttagttgtccagataatttctttcaatttttttagtagagatggggtctcgctcttgctcaggctggtctcgaactcctgagctcaaacaatctgcccaccttggcctctcagagtgctaggattacaggtgtgagccaccccctGGCCTGCTATGCTATGTGTTAACCAAAAAaagccaaattctgtaaaataattttaaagagatttattctgagccaaatttgaggactatGACCctgagccatgcccaagaagccttgagcaagtggacacACTGTgattgggttacagtttggttttatgcatttcagggagacagaggttacaggtaaagtcataaatcaatacgtgggaggcatacattggtttgcaCTGAAAAGGTAGACCATCTCGAAGCTGGAccgtgggtttaaagattctttgacttgtaattggttaaagacatgaagctttgtctaagggcttggaatgttttaagataaggagctgtttatcagagacaaatcaccggacatagatttgttgtgtaaattgaggacctgcaggtttgtcttgcatacccttaggcctgttaatgggttacaagggatgtctccaagaagggagggggcatgatgaggcatgtctgaccgtcctcctggcaggcaatttagttttaggatattcccttGGCCCAGAGGGGGTCCAGTCAGCCAGCGGGTtagggggtgagccttaagattttattttagttcacatacgTGAGGGTTACACTCAATTTGGTGACATGGTCCTCCAAGTGCCTGTAAAAGAATCAACTTGGTGGGTCATGGTCAGTATTGTCTACAacatagaacagaaaaaaaaatcagtgtgtgtgtacataaagtattattttgagaaactctgAACTCTGCATTTGTATACTGGGTGTGGTAGATCgtatttttgaaaaatggctGCAGAAATATTTCCAGCCTTGCCATTACTTGCGAAGAGATAGACTCTAATTGCCCTCATCTTGAACCTGTTCAGAAGTTTGTGCAACAAATAGAATGTGGCAGTAAGGGCACTGAGTGACTTCCAAGGCCGTCATAAACTAgcatacatcttttttttttttttttttttgagacagagtctcactctgttgcccgggctagagtgagtgccgtggcgtcagcctagctcacagcaacctcaaactcctgggcttaagtgatcctcctgcctcagcctccagagtagctgggactacagacatgtgccaccatgcccggctaattttttgtatatatatttttagttggccagataatttatttctagttttagtagagacagggtctcactcttgctcaggctggtctcaaactcctgaccttgagccatccaccggcctcggcctcccagagggctaggattacaggcatgagccaccgcgcccggcctagcatACATCTtttgtctgtctgcctgtctctctgtctctcccccgcCTGGAATTGAGGGGTGCCCTATGGTAGGAAAGTGACTTTAGGTCGGATGGTTAGGGACAACCTCCCTGAGCAAGCGACATATGAGTGACGAAAAGGTGTTGGGAAACAAAGcggcaggcagaggaaagagcaagtgcaaaggtcctggggtggggagaagttTAATTTGTTTGTGGAATAGTGAAGAGGCCAGCGTGGTTTTAGGGAAGTAAGTACAGCAGTTGTCAGAGGCCCTGATACTGGGGTAAGGTTTTTATTCTGGTTTAACAGAAAGCTCTGGAAAGCATTAAGTAGGGAGGGGCTATAGAGTGGACTGGGAACTgctcatgtttttatatttttaaaaaggacacataggccgggcgcggtggctcacgcttgtaatcctagcacttgggaggccgaggcgggtggatcgtttgagctcaggagttcgagactagcttgagaaagagcgagaccccgtctctactaaaaataggaagaaattatatagacaactaaatatatatagaaaaaattagccgggcatggtggcgcatgcctgtagtcccagctactcgggaggctgaggcaggaggatcgcttgagcccaggagtttgaggttgctgtgagctaggctgacgccacggcactcattctagcccgggcaacagatcgagactctgtctcaaaaaaaaaaaaaaaaaaggtcacataCATGGGGACACCCTTAGGACTATTGAGCCTTCTCTGGGACATGAATCCCTTTGGAATCTGAGGAAAGCAATGGGAGTCTCTTACTTGAAATATGCAACCCACACCCATACATTTTTGGATTTTGTGCAGCTTTGGGGAGGTCCAAGACCCTGGAATGCCATCTCCAGATTTTCGGGTTAAGAATCACCCCAGCTGGGTGAGTGAGTAGCATATATAGAAATGACGCCACCCATAGCTATTTCCTGCACAAATATCAGTGTCTGGGCATCTACCCCGATCCTCAGAATCAGTGCTAAGCTTGCAATGCTGAGATTGGTGTCACCTCTTGGTGCCTGAGAGCCTGACCTCTGcaaatagctgtgtgacctttggcaggGGAATCATCTTCTCTGTGCCCAAAGGCAGTGAGTGAGTTACTAACAAGGAACTAAGACCTTGGGTTCAGTTTCTGGCTGGGCAGTTTACCTGTGACCTTGGCAGGTTCTAAACCTTTCTAAGCCTTAGAGGCTAAAGATAGCCCTCTGTTATCAGCTGGGGGGAGGTGTTGGGGAGATAAACCTTGCCAGATTGAGCAACCAGAGCTAGGCAGATATAAAGGCTCTTGTCAAAAAGGGTCACCCACCTCCCTTCCAAAAAAGCAAAGGGAGAACCACCCCACAGCCAGGACAGCTGATATCCAAAAGAAACCAACCAACCTGGAAAATCACAAGTTTTGACCGGGATGTACAGAAaggtatggcagttcctcaaaaaattaaaaatagattttccatATCAGCAactctacttctgggtatatacccgaAAGCATTGAAAGCAGGGACTAGAACGTATATTTGCAcatccatgttcacagcagcattattcacagaagccaaaaggtggaaacaacccaagcatccgtggatgaatgaatgcatgaatgaaatCCAGTCCATCCATCCAACGGGAgattattcatcctttaaaaagaagggaattccgaaacatgctacaacacggtgaactttgaggacattatggcgaatgaaataaggcagtcacagaaagacttcattcattcatccagggatgcttgggttgtttccaccttttggcttctgtgaataatgctactatgaacatggatgtgcaAATATACTTTCTAGTCCCTGCTTTCAAtgcttttgggtatatacccagaagtagagtTGCTGATatggaaaatctatttttaattttttgaggaactgtatGATCCCACTCATAGGAGGTCCCTGGAGGCATCagattcataaagacagaaagtagaatggtgggtgccaggggctgggggagatggAGAGggaattagtgtttaatggggacagagtttcagttttgcaagatgaaaggaGTTCTGGGGGACGGgcccgtggctcatgcctgtaatcctagcactctgggaggccgaggcaggaggatcgcttgaggtcaggagttcaagatcagcctgagcaagagcgagagccagtctgcacaaaaaatagaaaaattagccgggtgtgctggtgcgcacctgtagtcccagctactcaggaggctaaggcaggaggatcgcttgagcccaagattttgaggttgcagtgagcttcgatgacctgggtgacagagtgagaccctggctcaaaaaaaaaaaaacaaaaaacaaagttctggagatgggtgttggtgatggttgcacaacagtgtaaATGTACTTActgtcactgaactgtacacttaaaaagtgTTACGatggtaaaatttatgttttatgtatattttgccacaattaaaaataaaaatagacataaagaaaagcaaagcaagaaaCTGGGTGGTTGAGAGTGTCTTAAGCGTGAGCTGAACAAGCTAGTAGAGACGATGACAGACAGTCCTGGCAAGAGCTTTGTGAGAAACAATTGATTTCCTAAAGGCCCCTTCTTGGCTCAAAACCTCTCTGGGAAACTGACAAAAGTAATGGGCCGTATGCTTAGAAATACATTCCTTCCCCTAAAATTTCTGGAACTTCCAAAAACCTCTGAAAGCCACCCGTTATCTCCTGCTGAACAGCCCAGGggaaaaacagaggaaatgagAAGTGAGGAGTGATCTCCCCTGGGGACCTGGGCCCGAGGATGCTCCACTTCCTGTCCTGGTATGGGTGACTCCAGGATGCTGTTTGCAAAAGCTGTTGAGCtgtacacttttttaaaaatttaacttttgtagacatggggtctcactatgttgcccaggctggtctcaaactcctggcctcaagtgatcctctttgccttagcctctggagtagctgggaatacaggaatgagccaccatgcctaccTGGTGGAGCTGTACACTTCTGCACAAAATTTGTGCACAAAACATATGCATTTTATAcctcaagaaaaaacaaaacagtaaaaaattaagACCAAATGTATTAGAAAGATTTGGCAGGAGATGCTCCAAACTGTTGACAGTGGCATTTCTATCAAGTGGTACTATGGCACTCCAAAAGTGCCAAACACTTCTGTATCATttgaattttgtcttttataGTGGCTATAAATTATTGTCacgagaaaaaaatattttagacctATTTTATTGGAGATGTTCACAGTGggtgtccaacagaactttctgtgacaATGGCAATGTTTAGTATTGCTGCAGCCCCATATAGTAGCCACCAGCCAGGGGTAGCTATTCAGaactaattaattatataatttacttaccTTTAAATGGAAATAGCCATACACGGCTAGTGGCTACAGTATTGGACACTGCCGGTATGGGACAGAGCATAACAGGGTTTATTGTGATATTCTTACAACTTTTTTGTAGCTTTGGAACATTTGCCATTTTTcccttgtagagatggggtcttgctatgctgtccaggctggtcttgaactcctgggttcaagccatcctcccaccttggcctcccaaaatggtGGGATTCCAGGCACAAGCCAGTGTGCTCGGCCCAAAATAAGTCCATTTTGAAAAAGAGATCTATTTTGAAGCTTAAAAGAGGAGCCCAATAAAACGAAGACATAGAACGGTTGGCATTATTGGTAGCTTTATTCATTTAccttctaaaaaaaaagattatacaaAAAAGAATACTTCATTTAAGTGTAATACTGTCTTTATGGACGTACCGTGGTTGGAGAGTGAAATCAAAGCTTATGAATACACGTGAaactggggacagaggcaggatccctggagcccacaGGCGAGGGAGCAAGAAAAGCAAAGAGATGGACCTATGTCGGGTCACACATTCCTGGGCCAAGGAGTCGCTTCTAGGAGCTTAAAATAAATGCACTCGCTGGCTCTGGGGCTGTACACAGAGGCACCCAACTCTAGTACTGCTTCTGGAAGCTGCAGCCTTCGGCCAGACACCAGCAGTTGTCTCCAATCacctttggttttgttttctgattcacacacgccacacacacacacacacacacactctctctctctctccatccatccatccctccctccctccctcctggttGTCTTGTTTGGCCATCCAAACCCTTTTGTCTTAGGTACACATCccttcagtaaaaaaaaaaaaaagcaaaacccttCTAGGACAAGCCAAAAAACCTATTTTTCTAGGAGAAGCCAGTGCTTTGCTGCCTTTAATGAACGCGGGAGCTCTGGGGGCTTAACTCTGTTCTGCTGTGGTTTGGCCTGACAGCGCTGTTGGCTGGGCCAACTGGTCGCCAAAGGGCAGCGCACATATTTGGTAGGGAACGTACTTCTCTATCATAAGGCACATTTTTAGAGGCTTGGAACCCTTCCCTTCGGTGGCGCACCAAGGAAAGGAACAGGAAAGAGAACGATGTTGAGATTTTGCGGGACCAAACAAGCAAGCCACGAAGGAAACTGATCATCTCTGCAGAGCCCCGTTTCCAGCCGGCTGTTCCAGGCAGCTCTGGAAATTCTCCAGGTTGTTAAAAAAAACAGGTGGCCCTCGTTTGGGTTTCAGCGAAGTTCTGTCTCTTTAAGTTTGCACTGGAGTCCtgggggggggtgtgggggggggcagCCAACTTTTAATCGTGTCCACATGGGGTTTTTGGAGCTGGCTTCCTGCCTTGCCAACAAACACATgccctgttttctttcctttgagaaGAAAAGTTCTGGAGCCCCAGAGAGGAAAAAGGCCAGCCCTGTAACCACAGTTCTGGGCCCAGGGACGCAGCAGCCGCTCTGAGAACCGGATCCTTCTCCTACGTCTCCAGGTTTGAAGGATTTTCGAGGAAAATTAACATTGGCCAGGGCCTCCGTGCGGGGAGGGGACGGATTTCTGGGTCATTTCTTTCTTGCTGTGAACTGGTTCCCTACAAGTCACAGAGCCTACCTAGGCATTGTGGCCACAGGGTCCTCAGTCCCCCGGACCACCCCGCCACCCAACCCCACCACCCCCGCTGCCAGGGGCAGCAGGAAGGCAGAAAAAAGGATTGAGCTTTCTGCCCCGGGTAACAAGGACAGAATCAGTTTTGTGAAGGGACCAGAAGAAAATTCCCCCAAGAAAGCCATCGAGGGGCAGGGGGGGAGCAGACAAAACACTATTATATGCCAGACAATTAGATGtcagggtgggggggtggggaagctACTTGAGCCCTGACCCGAGCGAGCGTAATAACATTGAGGATTAAAATGGCAATATGCAAATTCCAGTGACTTTCAAATCTGGCAACAAATAATCCGATGGCTCCCCCCTTCCCGCAACCATGattcaaaaatacagtattttttcctcttgccCTCCCCCAGCTGTAATTGCCGGCCGATTGTTCTGGATGTTCTTCACAAAACCCACACACCCCAGCATCAGCCATTGGCGCCAATTTATACAAGAATTTAGCTTCGGTCTGCGCTGTGGCGGCTTTGAACCGGGGTGCCAAGAAAACCCGCTTGGAGCTGGAGTCCTGTTGCTGTCGGGGCTCCCCCCAGGGACGCAGAAGGACGTCCCCCCCTTGCCTGGGGGACGTGGGCCTTGGGGAGTGTGAACACGGGGTGGCCAGGGAGAACAGGGAACAGGGAGGGGACACAGACAGGGACGGCTCCTTCCGGGGCTGGCTGGCCCCCGAGGGGAGGCTACTCCTCCGCTGAGGACGACACAGGACTCTCATCATCGGACATCGGGGCAAACTGAAACGAAAACACGGATTTTTTTTGTCTGGCATCCGTTCAGATCTCTCCGCAGAGGCGCCGACTTGGTGGCTGGTGCTGGGGATGTGGCTGGTGAGCAAGGAGAAGGCGTGGTCCCCGGCCTCATGGAGGTGGCCTTCTGGGGCCAACGCCTCGAAGAAGCAAACATACGAAGGCAGTGGGGGGATAAGGGGTGGATGAGAACGAGGGTGGA encodes:
- the SPC24 gene encoding kinetochore protein Spc24 — encoded protein: MAAFRDLEEVSQGLLRLLGANRAEAQQRRVLERHEQMVQRLLETQDGAEQQLGEILAMEKEVAQNLLDVKEQAHQGGAELQQLEAELQKAGEEDARLKGSLLQLTRELEELKEMEADLERQEREVDEDTTVTIPSAVYVAQLYRQVSKIEWDYECDPGMIKGIHHGPSIAQPVHLDGTQLSSKFISDYLWSMVDTKW